From one Fusobacterium mortiferum ATCC 9817 genomic stretch:
- the fusA gene encoding elongation factor G, with the protein MKNYEIAKIRNISLLGHRGSGKTTLMEALLYISKTIDKMGTIEDGNTVSDYDKEEIRRVFSINTSVIPIEYGDGKYNFLDTPGYFDFVGEVESAVRVSGSSVIVLDATSGVEVGAEKAWRILEEKKQPRIIYLNKMDKGYINYEKLLYELKEKFGKKIAPFCIPIGEKEEFKGFVNVIEMKSRIFNGVECEDRPIPDFMDVSEVRNLLMEAVAETDEELMEKYFNGEEFTTEEIKRGLHKGVVNGDVVPVIVGSAVQGIGIHTLFKIINDYMPLPNEMFNGERIGKNLEGEEVVRKVDREEPFSAIVFKTLVDPFIGKITLFKVNSGVLKKDMEVFNINKNKKEKISQIFFLRGNKQEEALEIAAGDIGATTKLQYTQTGDTLCDKDNPIQYPAINFPAPCFYSGVEPAEKADDEKLSTCLQRMMEEDPTFKVYRNHETKQLLIGGLGEKHLYIIICKIKNKFGVHAVLTDPIVSYRETIKGQASVQGKHKKQSGGAGQYGDVFIKFEHSEKEFEFIDDIHGGVVPKSFIPAVEKGLLEAKEKGTLAGYPVINFKATLYDGSYHPVDSNEISFKQAAILAFRKGMEEAKPVLLEPVLSMQITIPEVYLGDVMGDMNKRRGRILGMEHNSYGEHVLNVEVPQVEVLKYALDLRAMTQGRGEFSFEFARYEEVPEVLAQKIIASRKKD; encoded by the coding sequence ATGAAAAACTATGAAATTGCAAAAATAAGAAACATATCTCTTTTAGGACATAGAGGTAGTGGAAAAACTACTTTGATGGAAGCTCTACTTTATATTTCAAAAACTATTGATAAGATGGGAACAATAGAAGATGGGAATACTGTATCAGACTATGACAAAGAGGAAATAAGAAGAGTTTTCTCTATCAATACATCAGTTATACCTATAGAGTATGGAGATGGAAAATATAATTTCTTAGATACTCCAGGATATTTTGACTTCGTTGGAGAGGTAGAATCAGCAGTAAGAGTTTCTGGAAGCTCAGTTATTGTATTAGATGCTACATCAGGGGTAGAGGTTGGAGCTGAAAAAGCTTGGAGAATATTGGAAGAGAAAAAACAACCAAGAATAATCTATCTAAATAAGATGGATAAAGGATATATAAACTATGAAAAATTACTCTATGAATTAAAAGAAAAATTTGGTAAAAAAATAGCTCCATTTTGTATACCAATAGGAGAAAAAGAAGAGTTCAAAGGTTTTGTCAATGTTATTGAAATGAAGAGTAGAATATTTAATGGAGTAGAGTGTGAAGATAGACCTATACCAGACTTTATGGATGTTTCAGAAGTAAGAAATCTTTTGATGGAAGCTGTGGCAGAAACTGATGAAGAGCTTATGGAAAAATATTTTAATGGAGAGGAATTCACTACTGAAGAGATAAAAAGAGGACTTCATAAAGGTGTCGTAAATGGAGATGTAGTTCCTGTTATTGTAGGTTCTGCTGTACAAGGAATTGGAATACATACACTATTTAAAATTATAAATGACTATATGCCATTACCTAATGAGATGTTTAATGGAGAGAGAATTGGTAAGAATTTAGAAGGAGAAGAGGTAGTTAGAAAAGTAGATAGAGAGGAGCCATTCTCAGCTATAGTTTTCAAAACATTAGTTGACCCATTTATTGGAAAAATTACTTTATTTAAAGTAAACTCTGGTGTTCTTAAAAAAGACATGGAAGTTTTCAATATAAATAAAAATAAAAAAGAGAAAATATCTCAAATTTTCTTCTTAAGAGGAAATAAGCAAGAAGAAGCTTTAGAAATAGCTGCTGGAGATATAGGTGCTACTACAAAACTTCAATATACTCAAACAGGGGATACTCTTTGTGATAAGGATAACCCTATACAATATCCAGCAATTAATTTCCCAGCACCATGTTTCTACTCTGGTGTAGAACCAGCAGAAAAAGCTGATGATGAAAAATTAAGTACTTGTTTACAAAGAATGATGGAAGAAGATCCTACATTTAAAGTATATAGAAATCATGAAACAAAACAGTTATTAATAGGTGGATTAGGAGAAAAACATCTATATATTATAATTTGTAAGATTAAAAATAAATTTGGAGTGCATGCTGTATTAACTGACCCTATTGTTTCATATAGAGAAACAATAAAAGGACAAGCTTCTGTACAAGGAAAACATAAGAAACAATCTGGAGGAGCTGGACAATATGGAGATGTATTTATAAAATTTGAACATAGTGAAAAAGAGTTTGAATTTATAGATGATATTCATGGTGGAGTAGTTCCAAAATCATTTATTCCAGCAGTAGAAAAGGGACTTTTAGAAGCAAAAGAAAAAGGAACTTTAGCTGGATATCCAGTAATTAATTTTAAAGCTACACTTTATGATGGTTCTTACCACCCAGTTGACTCTAATGAGATTTCATTTAAACAAGCAGCAATACTAGCTTTTAGAAAAGGAATGGAAGAAGCTAAACCTGTATTACTTGAGCCAGTTTTATCTATGCAAATTACTATCCCAGAAGTTTATCTTGGAGATGTAATGGGAGATATGAATAAACGTAGAGGAAGAATTTTGGGAATGGAACACAATAGCTATGGAGAGCATGTATTAAATGTAGAAGTTCCACAAGTAGAGGTACTAAAATATGCTCTAGATTTGAGAGCAATGACTCAAGGAAGAGGAGAATTTTCATTTGAATTTGCTAGATATGAAGAGGTACCAGAGGTACTAGCCCAAAAAATAATTGCTAGCAGAAAAAAAGATTAG